From Sulfurovum zhangzhouensis, one genomic window encodes:
- a CDS encoding thiolase family protein: MKRERIAIISGLRTPMAKAGGKFQHLQADTLGSRIVRETVMRSPIRFEEFDEVIVGNVAQPIHAANIARVIALRAGFPRETPAFTVHRNCASGMQSITSAADRIRAGEGKIYLCGGVESMSNIPLVYNKKMAALFYNLAKSKTIMDRLHTLITFRPGFLKPIIGLISGLTDPVSGLMMGSTAEVLARDFHISREAQDQFSLESHQKAQLAKESGRFAQEMMPIIYDEQNGSILDYDDGIRDGQSIEALAALRPYFDRKNGTVTAGNSSQITDAAAAVIVMGEKEAKQRGLTPLGYVSDYVYAGLDPKRMGLGPVISTHKLFKRTKLSMKDIELVEINEAFAAQVLACLQSFDSNAFSKMHFNESKAVGAIDPEILNVNGGAVALGHPVGMTGTRMVLTLLHELRNRNLQRGLATLCVGGGQGAALLLEVE, from the coding sequence ATGAAAAGAGAAAGAATTGCGATTATTTCAGGACTACGGACACCAATGGCAAAAGCAGGCGGGAAATTTCAACACCTGCAGGCTGATACCTTGGGGAGCAGGATCGTACGTGAAACTGTGATGCGTTCACCTATCAGGTTCGAGGAGTTTGACGAGGTGATCGTCGGTAATGTCGCTCAACCGATCCATGCAGCAAATATCGCAAGGGTTATTGCGCTACGAGCAGGGTTTCCTCGGGAAACGCCAGCCTTTACAGTACATAGGAACTGTGCTTCAGGTATGCAGTCGATCACATCAGCTGCTGACCGTATCCGTGCTGGAGAAGGGAAGATCTATCTGTGCGGCGGGGTGGAGTCTATGAGTAATATCCCTTTGGTCTACAATAAAAAAATGGCTGCATTGTTTTATAACCTGGCAAAATCTAAGACTATTATGGATCGACTGCATACACTGATAACATTCCGTCCGGGTTTTTTAAAACCGATCATAGGATTGATCTCGGGTCTGACAGATCCTGTCAGCGGATTGATGATGGGGTCAACAGCAGAAGTACTGGCACGGGATTTCCATATTAGCCGTGAAGCACAGGATCAATTTTCCCTTGAGAGCCATCAAAAGGCACAATTAGCAAAAGAAAGCGGCAGGTTCGCACAAGAAATGATGCCGATCATCTATGATGAACAAAACGGCAGTATACTTGATTATGATGATGGCATACGTGATGGACAATCCATAGAAGCACTCGCAGCACTAAGGCCTTATTTTGATCGAAAGAACGGAACAGTTACTGCGGGAAATTCTTCTCAGATCACAGACGCCGCTGCAGCAGTCATTGTAATGGGGGAGAAAGAAGCTAAACAGAGAGGTTTGACACCGTTAGGATATGTCAGTGATTATGTATATGCAGGGCTTGATCCCAAACGTATGGGTTTAGGTCCGGTCATCTCTACCCATAAACTTTTCAAGCGGACAAAATTGAGTATGAAAGATATCGAACTTGTCGAGATCAATGAAGCTTTTGCTGCTCAGGTTTTAGCCTGCCTGCAATCATTTGATTCTAATGCATTTTCAAAAATGCATTTCAATGAAAGCAAAGCTGTCGGGGCAATCGATCCTGAGATACTTAATGTCAATGGCGGTGCAGTAGCATTGGGACATCCTGTGGGAATGACTGGTACACGTATGGTACTGACACTGCTGCATGAATTGAGAAACCGTAATCTTCAACGGGGATTGGCAACGTTATGTGTCGGCGGTGGACAGGGCGCAGCATTGCTGCTGGAGGTGGAATAA
- a CDS encoding AMP-dependent synthetase/ligase, with the protein MLQDINTFSSLYDYLKKLPENETFLNHLEEGKWKTFSKSEFLETVRYLTLAFDARGWRDKKIAIAVSPSSYWLMVDYALMLCGAISVPLFTTISTKNLHYEIENAEVHTVFMQTDEQKNAIHLADVSITCIHFTPADRSCQSFEMLVTEGKTIDAVDRSKFDRLMSKVTPQTPLTIVYTSGTSGLPKGALLTHANLISQLLDTELKYPLYLESDKALSVLPLAHIFERMVMHFYLSQGISVYFVDNVKNIVTIMQDVQPTLMTVVPRLLEKVYFRMHQKALENSFFKRIIATAAFRHAKVKIPDGTSRLLDRIFDLLVHKKLRASFGGNFRMMISGGAPLTEELNCFFTNIGIPLYQGYGLTEASPVICANAPGFNKIGTCGKHYAHTEVKLTQENELLARGPGIMKGYINNIEASKEALDDEGWLHTGDLASIDQDGYITITGRKKDLAKTSTGEYISVNYIEQLLTAIGWFDYVMIIGNNRPFVVALLMIDQNMISDYAQKNGFKSIEEAASSKKFTNQIDDYIEKVNTNLNHWEKIRSYYLVTEQLKIENGDITPSMKIAREHLQQHFHKEIEQMYGGHI; encoded by the coding sequence ATGTTGCAAGATATAAATACTTTTTCATCTCTTTACGACTATTTGAAGAAATTGCCGGAAAATGAAACATTCTTAAACCATTTGGAGGAGGGTAAATGGAAGACCTTTTCCAAATCGGAATTTCTTGAAACGGTACGTTATCTTACACTGGCATTCGATGCCAGAGGTTGGCGTGACAAAAAGATCGCCATAGCGGTCTCTCCTTCCTCTTACTGGCTGATGGTTGACTATGCACTGATGCTGTGCGGGGCTATCAGTGTACCTCTTTTTACTACTATTTCTACCAAAAACCTTCATTATGAGATCGAAAATGCTGAAGTACATACGGTATTCATGCAGACGGATGAACAGAAAAATGCAATTCATCTTGCTGATGTCAGTATTACATGTATCCATTTTACTCCAGCTGACCGGTCATGTCAATCCTTCGAGATGCTAGTTACGGAAGGTAAAACGATTGATGCGGTAGATAGATCTAAGTTTGATCGCCTTATGTCAAAGGTCACACCACAAACCCCTTTAACAATTGTTTATACCTCCGGTACCTCAGGATTGCCCAAAGGGGCACTGCTTACCCATGCCAATCTTATTTCACAGCTCCTTGATACGGAACTCAAGTATCCGCTTTATCTTGAATCAGATAAGGCACTTAGTGTTCTGCCTTTGGCCCATATTTTTGAGCGAATGGTCATGCACTTTTATCTGAGTCAGGGGATTAGCGTCTATTTTGTCGATAATGTGAAAAATATTGTAACGATCATGCAGGATGTTCAACCGACACTGATGACCGTGGTACCCCGACTGCTTGAAAAGGTCTACTTTCGTATGCATCAAAAAGCACTCGAAAATTCATTCTTTAAACGGATCATTGCAACTGCAGCTTTCAGACATGCAAAAGTAAAAATACCTGACGGTACTTCAAGGCTGCTCGATAGGATCTTCGATCTACTAGTTCATAAAAAACTACGTGCCTCTTTTGGTGGAAATTTCCGTATGATGATCTCCGGTGGAGCGCCTCTTACTGAAGAGCTCAATTGTTTTTTCACCAATATAGGCATCCCTCTTTATCAAGGATATGGACTTACTGAAGCAAGTCCCGTGATCTGTGCCAATGCTCCTGGATTCAATAAAATAGGTACTTGTGGTAAACACTATGCTCATACGGAAGTCAAACTCACCCAAGAGAATGAACTTTTAGCACGCGGCCCGGGCATTATGAAAGGTTATATCAACAATATTGAAGCTAGCAAAGAAGCACTGGATGATGAGGGATGGCTTCATACCGGTGATCTTGCTTCTATTGATCAGGACGGATATATTACCATCACAGGCAGGAAAAAAGACCTTGCTAAAACCTCGACCGGAGAATATATCTCCGTAAACTATATTGAACAGCTTCTGACAGCAATCGGATGGTTTGACTATGTAATGATCATAGGGAATAACCGACCTTTTGTTGTAGCACTGCTGATGATTGATCAAAATATGATAAGTGACTATGCGCAAAAAAATGGATTTAAATCGATTGAAGAGGCTGCATCATCAAAAAAATTCACTAATCAGATCGACGACTATATAGAAAAGGTTAATACCAACCTTAACCATTGGGAGAAGATCCGAAGCTATTATCTTGTCACAGAACAATTAAAGATCGAAAATGGTGACATTACCCCATCTATGAAAATTGCCAGGGAACATCTCCAACAACACTTTCATAAAGAGATTGAACAGATGTATGGAGGTCATATATGA
- a CDS encoding NAD(P)/FAD-dependent oxidoreductase, whose product MKEVLILGGGYGGIAALKKLAGRKDINITLIDQHPYHFLQTEGYSLIAGTLPFDKTIVNLYSLCHSYGENVSFVHNGVSNIDLDMKCVLIEKKEQIFYDYLIIATGSVTRFMDSIGGLQNCSFGIKNLRGAFHMKQFFEQELFARMENHKHAKEHFSIVIGGAGLTGVEIAAEMQHYFNRYYKSNTLACDKIAIHLISGSETVLKGMHPNIIDDATKHLEKLGVILHCGSHISKVEPNKAYLENGELIRFDFMLFTGGITATSMVKSVEVEHNKLGQIIVDPTLQIPGHPEVFAVGDAAEIMDIHGKRIPDTAQAAIESGIHAAKNINLLLNGKDPVAANIKILGLAIAMGGDYAILSIGTFRMSGKVAHYVKKLVENFYKWPLWIRCRLGMKKECDIQG is encoded by the coding sequence ATGAAAGAAGTATTGATTTTAGGTGGTGGATATGGCGGGATTGCGGCATTAAAAAAACTGGCGGGAAGGAAAGATATCAATATCACGTTGATAGATCAGCATCCTTACCATTTTTTACAAACTGAAGGTTATTCATTGATAGCCGGTACGCTGCCTTTTGATAAAACAATTGTTAATTTATATTCTCTATGTCATAGCTACGGTGAAAATGTATCTTTCGTACATAACGGTGTTTCAAATATAGATTTGGATATGAAGTGTGTCTTGATAGAGAAAAAAGAGCAGATATTTTATGATTATCTGATCATAGCGACAGGAAGTGTAACACGCTTTATGGACTCTATTGGAGGATTACAAAACTGCAGTTTTGGAATTAAAAATCTTCGGGGTGCCTTTCATATGAAGCAGTTCTTCGAGCAGGAACTCTTTGCGAGAATGGAAAATCATAAGCATGCCAAAGAGCACTTCAGTATAGTTATAGGCGGTGCGGGACTTACAGGGGTGGAGATCGCTGCTGAAATGCAGCACTATTTTAACCGCTACTACAAGAGCAATACACTTGCCTGTGACAAAATCGCCATTCACCTTATATCAGGCTCAGAAACCGTGCTCAAAGGAATGCATCCGAATATCATTGACGATGCAACGAAACACCTGGAAAAGCTCGGTGTGATCTTACATTGCGGATCACATATCTCCAAGGTTGAACCCAATAAAGCCTATCTGGAGAATGGTGAACTGATCCGTTTTGATTTTATGCTTTTTACTGGCGGTATTACAGCTACGTCCATGGTCAAGTCAGTAGAGGTTGAACACAATAAACTGGGACAGATTATCGTAGATCCGACCTTGCAAATCCCTGGTCACCCTGAAGTTTTTGCTGTCGGTGATGCTGCCGAGATTATGGATATTCATGGAAAACGCATTCCAGATACTGCACAAGCGGCAATCGAAAGCGGTATCCATGCGGCTAAAAATATCAATCTGCTTTTAAATGGGAAGGATCCTGTAGCTGCAAATATCAAGATACTTGGATTGGCCATTGCAATGGGGGGAGATTATGCGATTTTGAGTATTGGTACGTTCAGAATGAGCGGTAAGGTTGCACATTACGTCAAGAAATTGGTCGAAAATTTTTATAAATGGCCGCTTTGGATACGTTGCAGACTAGGCATGAAAAAAGAGTGTGATATACAAGGATAG
- a CDS encoding cytochrome b/b6 domain-containing protein produces MKKWRLDFIVWHWVHAAVVLGLLGTVFLRKTFLSWRTNSEILTQKLSAMNLEVTADQAKSLARAIRAPMWEWHIILGYALAALLVWRILLFFTESGKQNYKNFKEDNLHKKIVKAGYLATYGVLIIMAVSGLLIHFDDALGISDKTAEMLKEVHEFLYNFILIFVPLHIIGILIAENRDENGITSDMINGGKK; encoded by the coding sequence ATGAAAAAATGGCGTTTAGATTTTATAGTTTGGCATTGGGTACATGCAGCAGTAGTATTAGGATTACTAGGCACTGTATTTTTAAGAAAAACATTTTTAAGCTGGAGAACGAATAGCGAAATCCTCACGCAGAAACTTTCAGCAATGAATCTGGAAGTCACAGCAGATCAGGCAAAATCGCTAGCAAGAGCTATACGGGCGCCTATGTGGGAATGGCATATTATTCTTGGATATGCATTAGCTGCATTATTGGTCTGGAGGATTTTGCTTTTCTTTACTGAAAGCGGTAAACAAAACTATAAAAATTTCAAAGAAGATAATCTTCATAAAAAGATTGTAAAAGCAGGGTACCTTGCTACTTATGGTGTTCTTATTATAATGGCTGTGAGCGGATTATTGATACATTTTGATGATGCACTGGGCATTTCTGATAAAACAGCTGAAATGCTTAAAGAGGTTCATGAATTTCTTTATAATTTTATACTCATCTTTGTTCCACTACATATCATTGGTATTTTGATTGCAGAAAACCGCGATGAAAATGGAATTACCTCGGATATGATTAATGGTGGAAAGAAATAG
- a CDS encoding AEC family transporter: MEHLSIIFIAIIIGIVFKRFSFFPVDTATTLNLFVIYVSLPAMILLQIPKLTFNEEILIPALVPWGVMALSALMVLALNRVFQWKREVVGSLLLVAVLGNTSFVGIPMVTAYFGDKFVPYALIYDQTATFIALAVYGSIITAVYGESGKLRFKNILIKILTFPPFITLVLGLMLNGIVYPEWITKVLEGFALTLIPLALVAVGFQLVIKLPKEEFSPFLSALAIKLIWSPFVAWGLIALFAGGGMIAQVTMFEAGMGPMITAGVMATLAGLAPRLTSAIVGLGTLIAFITLPVLHSLIH; this comes from the coding sequence ATGGAACATTTATCGATCATATTCATCGCTATCATTATTGGTATTGTATTTAAAAGATTTTCGTTTTTCCCGGTAGATACTGCGACTACGCTGAATCTGTTTGTTATCTATGTTTCTCTGCCAGCAATGATATTGCTCCAGATACCCAAACTGACCTTTAATGAAGAGATACTCATCCCAGCTTTAGTACCGTGGGGAGTCATGGCTCTCAGTGCACTCATGGTACTTGCTTTGAACAGAGTATTTCAATGGAAAAGAGAGGTTGTCGGTTCATTACTGCTTGTCGCAGTACTTGGAAATACCTCATTTGTAGGTATACCTATGGTCACGGCATATTTCGGAGATAAGTTTGTTCCCTATGCCCTGATCTATGATCAGACCGCTACATTTATCGCACTGGCTGTCTATGGTTCCATTATCACTGCTGTATACGGAGAGAGCGGAAAATTACGGTTTAAAAATATACTTATAAAGATTTTGACATTTCCACCGTTTATCACCTTGGTTTTAGGCCTGATGCTCAATGGTATAGTTTATCCTGAATGGATCACCAAGGTGCTCGAGGGATTTGCATTAACACTTATCCCGCTGGCATTGGTTGCAGTCGGTTTTCAACTGGTGATCAAACTCCCTAAAGAAGAGTTCTCACCATTTCTTAGTGCACTGGCAATCAAATTGATCTGGTCTCCTTTTGTTGCATGGGGACTAATCGCCTTGTTTGCTGGAGGCGGAATGATCGCCCAAGTGACTATGTTTGAAGCAGGTATGGGCCCGATGATCACTGCGGGTGTGATGGCTACACTTGCAGGGTTGGCACCTAGACTCACATCAGCTATTGTGGGCTTAGGAACTTTGATCGCTTTTATAACACTCCCCGTATTGCATAGCTTGATTCACTGA
- a CDS encoding ferredoxin--nitrite reductase translates to MSKLQQAFNERNNKINKIEKIKELKTPMSIYNRLNSISSSGLEYLKEEDSSFFLKCFGAFLKKDGKFMLRVRIPAGQLNIEQATKIGELSKVYGEDYIDITTRQQIELRYIKLENLYTVIKELEEVGISTFQTGVDNFRNIVTSSFDGLGDLNIIKTKPFIDELQSIFLKEEEWIGTLPRKFNTAMLGIPMNDCNIYGHDCCFILAQKDDDIGFNLYLGGRVGVQASDTGLFIKQNEVKAVFNAVIHLFKEYGFRDNRNKNRLHFLLEAVGMDAFVDAIKTQSGLLFESSGKILATEEFMLDESGVLDLGQGTSAVHISIPSGIFTGESLIEVANIAAQADGEIRLSVEQSLYIITGTEKVTTIKESLLFNIYQRYHNTYFNHQIACAGTATCAFGVIENKPDAIEMANFLQKEVPIPGGKVRMYWSACPKGCGIHGVADIGFEGCITKDSTGEKVDGVHIFLGGKATREAKEARVLYKSVPLKEAKFKVKKLMELYKAKRENGESFESFDSRVLSSLSIEEIVEMLDK, encoded by the coding sequence ATGAGCAAATTGCAGCAAGCTTTTAACGAACGAAATAACAAAATCAATAAGATCGAAAAGATAAAAGAACTCAAAACACCGATGAGCATCTATAATCGCTTAAATAGTATCTCATCGTCAGGATTGGAGTATCTAAAAGAAGAAGATTCAAGTTTTTTCCTGAAATGTTTTGGAGCCTTTTTAAAGAAGGATGGAAAATTTATGCTCAGGGTACGTATCCCTGCAGGGCAACTCAACATAGAACAGGCGACAAAGATTGGAGAGCTTTCCAAGGTATACGGTGAAGACTATATCGATATTACAACCAGACAGCAGATAGAACTTCGATATATCAAACTGGAAAACCTATATACGGTCATCAAGGAGCTTGAAGAGGTGGGAATATCTACTTTTCAAACCGGTGTAGATAACTTTAGAAATATCGTAACAAGCTCATTTGACGGGTTAGGGGATCTTAATATCATCAAGACTAAGCCGTTCATTGATGAGCTTCAATCCATCTTTTTAAAAGAAGAAGAATGGATAGGTACGTTACCACGTAAGTTCAATACTGCCATGCTCGGCATACCAATGAATGACTGTAATATCTATGGACATGACTGCTGTTTTATACTTGCACAAAAAGATGATGATATCGGTTTTAATCTTTATTTAGGGGGAAGAGTAGGTGTTCAGGCAAGTGATACAGGTCTTTTTATTAAACAAAATGAGGTGAAGGCTGTCTTTAATGCGGTGATCCATCTCTTTAAAGAGTATGGTTTCAGGGACAACCGTAACAAAAATAGACTGCATTTTCTACTAGAAGCAGTCGGTATGGATGCATTTGTTGATGCAATTAAAACCCAAAGCGGTCTTCTCTTTGAAAGTAGCGGCAAAATATTGGCCACTGAGGAGTTTATGCTGGATGAGAGCGGGGTATTAGATCTTGGCCAAGGGACTTCTGCGGTACATATAAGTATACCAAGCGGTATCTTTACCGGAGAAAGCCTTATTGAAGTTGCTAACATTGCAGCACAGGCTGATGGCGAGATAAGGTTAAGTGTAGAACAAAGTCTGTACATTATTACCGGAACAGAAAAGGTCACTACGATCAAAGAATCACTTTTATTTAATATCTATCAACGATATCATAACACCTACTTCAACCATCAGATCGCATGTGCAGGAACAGCGACATGTGCATTTGGTGTCATAGAGAACAAGCCGGATGCCATTGAGATGGCAAATTTTCTACAAAAGGAAGTACCTATTCCCGGTGGAAAGGTACGAATGTACTGGAGTGCCTGTCCAAAAGGTTGCGGGATACATGGAGTAGCTGATATAGGTTTTGAAGGCTGCATTACCAAAGACAGTACGGGTGAAAAAGTAGACGGTGTTCATATTTTTCTTGGGGGAAAGGCAACGCGTGAGGCAAAAGAAGCACGTGTTCTTTATAAATCTGTTCCGTTAAAGGAAGCCAAATTCAAAGTAAAAAAGCTTATGGAACTTTACAAAGCCAAAAGAGAAAACGGAGAAAGCTTCGAGTCATTTGATAGCAGAGTACTTAGCAGTCTGAGCATAGAAGAGATAGTGGAAATGTTAGATAAGTAA
- the cobA gene encoding uroporphyrinogen-III C-methyltransferase has protein sequence MPSTLPILLKDQKVLLIGGGNVALQKAEVLADNEIKFRVISQEINSAIEKLTDKLIQKEFKLKDIGEEYIIIDATGNPKVTKKLLKYKKKHQILLNVVDQPKYCDFYFMALTKNRPLQIAVSSNGASPTAAKYFRDQCEAMIPEDITAYLVQKQKERDHGLICIQDTIKELKFKSSKVYLVGCGIGDPELLTLKAYKIIQNVDVVLYDHLISNDIMALVPKHTLKVFVGKQKGYHSKSQDEINALILHYASQGKKIARLKSGDPFVFGRGAEELMVLTQQHIDTEVIPGISSSISAPLMGNIPVTARGYASGFTVVSAHLRGNRINLDWIDLLAKENHTVVVLMGLSRIKEIVDEAIKLGISSHKPCAVISNASRPDQKILTTTIEHLQRDAEDMPRPAIIVFGDVVTFKTQLTGVENEQIAASF, from the coding sequence ATGCCTAGTACACTTCCCATTTTGTTAAAAGATCAAAAGGTACTCTTGATTGGCGGAGGAAATGTTGCACTTCAAAAAGCTGAAGTACTTGCCGATAATGAAATCAAATTTAGAGTCATCTCACAAGAGATCAACAGTGCCATTGAAAAATTGACCGATAAACTTATCCAAAAAGAGTTCAAGCTCAAAGATATCGGTGAAGAGTATATTATCATTGATGCAACGGGAAATCCGAAGGTTACAAAAAAACTTTTAAAATATAAAAAGAAACATCAAATACTGCTCAATGTTGTCGATCAACCAAAATACTGTGATTTTTATTTTATGGCACTTACCAAGAACAGGCCTCTGCAGATTGCAGTATCGAGCAATGGTGCAAGTCCGACTGCAGCCAAATATTTCCGTGATCAGTGCGAAGCAATGATACCAGAGGATATTACTGCCTATCTCGTACAAAAACAAAAAGAACGCGATCATGGACTTATATGCATACAAGATACTATCAAGGAACTAAAGTTCAAAAGTTCAAAGGTCTATCTTGTAGGCTGTGGTATCGGAGATCCGGAACTTCTTACCCTCAAAGCATATAAAATCATACAAAATGTCGATGTGGTTTTGTATGATCATCTCATCAGCAATGATATCATGGCATTGGTACCTAAACACACTTTAAAAGTATTTGTCGGTAAACAAAAAGGATATCACTCCAAGTCACAAGATGAGATCAATGCACTTATTTTGCATTATGCAAGTCAAGGAAAAAAAATAGCAAGGCTAAAAAGCGGCGATCCTTTTGTTTTCGGACGAGGGGCAGAAGAACTCATGGTACTGACGCAACAGCATATCGATACTGAGGTGATACCGGGTATCAGTTCATCTATATCTGCACCTTTAATGGGAAATATCCCTGTAACTGCGAGAGGCTATGCAAGCGGATTTACAGTTGTTTCAGCCCATCTTAGAGGTAATCGTATCAATCTTGATTGGATTGACCTTTTGGCCAAAGAGAACCATACTGTTGTTGTCTTAATGGGCTTAAGTCGTATCAAGGAGATTGTCGATGAAGCAATCAAATTGGGTATATCTTCCCATAAGCCATGTGCTGTGATCTCTAATGCCAGCAGACCTGATCAAAAGATCCTCACAACAACAATAGAACATTTACAAAGAGATGCAGAAGATATGCCAAGACCGGCGATTATAGTATTTGGTGATGTAGTTACATTTAAAACACAACTTACAGGAGTAGAAAATGAGCAAATTGCAGCAAGCTTTTAA
- a CDS encoding molybdopterin oxidoreductase family protein has translation MIKSVCGYCGVGCGLEYDEKQLIGNIAYPTNQGNLCSKGISELVSMQTPTRLLRPYMRSSIEDTFELTDWKDAISVIADRINNTNKDKIGFYLSGQLLTEDYYIANKLAKGFIGTNNVDTNSRTCMASAVVAYKKAIGADFVPVRMNDIFKSDLLILTGANTAEAHVVFHNRIKKAKKNGLKVVVIDPRKTDTANIADLYLPIKPGSDIDFFNLVSKRLIDEERYDKEFVDQHINNFELLKNKFKRVPVTKMLKRTGLTSEEFDAFWQLYIESNNIITAWTMGLNQSVQGVDKNLALLNTHLLTGKIFKDGCGPLSLTGQPNAMGGREVGGLSTMLAVHLGFDDESIKKVSKFWKTDKIDNKPGLTATQMLEEDLEVIIICHTDPIYHLPNRKRVEEQIAKIPLVIEINAYDNSETAKYAHIRLPAAPWGEKEGTQTNLDRTITKQERLTRTSIDCKPDWEIFQLIAQELGYGRAFKFETPKEIFEEYQRMTKLNDYMDISEADYDEITHRPFIWGEKIKHFLTSDKKGNLFFVENKLLSEKTSLEFPFLLMTGRTRDQWHSGTKTNLPQTLLKHKPLNFCEIHPNDAKNLGINGGDTIKVVSKRGELITKAMLTENIHEKCIFIPISNREINYLTNDLLDRESLQPDYNHNAVKIERIDHA, from the coding sequence ATGATTAAGTCAGTATGCGGATATTGTGGTGTAGGTTGTGGATTGGAATATGATGAAAAACAACTTATAGGTAATATTGCCTACCCAACAAATCAAGGGAATCTCTGTTCAAAAGGAATTTCTGAACTGGTTAGTATGCAAACGCCTACAAGATTGCTAAGACCATATATGAGATCAAGTATAGAAGATACATTTGAATTAACTGATTGGAAAGATGCAATATCGGTAATCGCTGATCGTATCAATAATACCAATAAAGATAAAATCGGATTTTACCTCTCAGGACAGTTATTAACAGAAGACTACTATATAGCAAATAAACTTGCAAAAGGTTTTATAGGTACAAATAATGTAGATACCAACAGCCGTACCTGTATGGCAAGTGCAGTTGTTGCCTATAAAAAGGCTATAGGAGCAGACTTTGTACCGGTACGTATGAATGACATCTTCAAATCTGATCTACTCATATTAACCGGAGCTAATACGGCAGAAGCACATGTTGTATTTCATAACAGGATCAAAAAAGCTAAAAAAAATGGACTCAAAGTAGTTGTAATCGATCCAAGAAAAACAGATACAGCAAACATAGCGGACCTATATCTACCGATCAAACCGGGAAGTGATATAGACTTTTTCAACCTTGTATCAAAACGTTTAATAGATGAAGAAAGATACGATAAGGAGTTTGTAGACCAACATATAAATAACTTTGAGCTACTTAAAAACAAGTTCAAACGTGTACCTGTCACCAAGATGCTCAAACGTACAGGATTGACCTCTGAAGAATTTGATGCTTTCTGGCAACTTTACATAGAAAGCAATAACATTATCACCGCTTGGACAATGGGCTTAAATCAGTCTGTACAAGGGGTAGATAAAAATCTGGCACTGCTTAATACGCATTTACTTACAGGAAAAATATTTAAAGATGGATGTGGACCACTCAGTCTGACCGGACAACCTAACGCTATGGGAGGGAGAGAAGTAGGCGGACTCTCTACTATGTTGGCAGTACATCTCGGTTTTGATGATGAGAGTATCAAAAAGGTATCAAAGTTTTGGAAGACTGATAAGATAGACAACAAACCGGGATTGACCGCTACGCAAATGTTGGAAGAAGACCTTGAGGTTATTATCATCTGTCACACAGACCCTATCTATCATCTACCTAATAGAAAAAGAGTGGAAGAACAGATCGCCAAGATCCCTCTGGTCATAGAGATCAATGCCTATGATAATTCTGAAACTGCCAAATACGCACATATCAGACTTCCTGCAGCTCCCTGGGGAGAAAAAGAGGGTACACAAACAAATCTTGACCGTACGATCACCAAACAAGAACGTCTCACCCGTACATCCATAGACTGTAAACCTGACTGGGAGATCTTTCAGCTGATAGCACAGGAGCTAGGATATGGTAGAGCATTTAAGTTTGAAACACCAAAAGAAATATTTGAAGAGTATCAGAGAATGACAAAGCTCAATGATTATATGGACATCTCAGAGGCAGACTATGATGAGATCACGCATAGACCGTTTATATGGGGAGAAAAGATCAAACATTTTTTAACATCGGATAAAAAAGGAAATCTTTTCTTTGTAGAAAACAAGTTATTGAGTGAAAAGACCAGTTTAGAGTTTCCTTTTCTGCTCATGACAGGTAGAACAAGGGATCAGTGGCATAGCGGTACCAAGACAAATCTACCGCAGACCTTGCTAAAACACAAACCGTTGAACTTCTGCGAGATACATCCTAATGATGCAAAGAACCTTGGGATTAATGGTGGCGACACCATCAAGGTTGTTTCTAAAAGAGGAGAGCTTATTACAAAAGCTATGTTGACTGAGAACATCCATGAAAAATGTATCTTCATTCCTATCAGTAACCGTGAGATCAACTATCTGACAAATGATTTGCTAGATAGAGAATCTTTGCAACCGGATTACAACCATAATGCAGTAAAAATAGAAAGGATAGATCATGCCTAG